The following proteins are co-located in the Pararhizobium capsulatum DSM 1112 genome:
- a CDS encoding ABC transporter ATP-binding protein, translating into MTSNPIVALSGVTKTYGIFTALHAIDLDIAEGEFVTLLGPSGCGKTTTLRLIGGFEQASTGRVAIDGKDVTHSPPYHRPVNTVFQDYALFPHMSVAENIGYGLSVKSNNVPKSERTERVADTLAMVGLDGMAHRRPGELSGGQRQRVAMARAIVRRPRVLLLDEPLSALDVKLREGMQVELKRLHRELGITFVMVTHDQTEALALSDRIVVINQGRIAQIGSPTDLYDNPASPYVADFIGATNLIDAEIIGQENGLATLRLGNGMIIRGTRGPSAKTGKATIGIRPERFQTNSIEGLNPLHCTVLESLFQGDRLRVELALDGITKPLFAELPRTASASLDVYPGKKATFYVDPADILVFEGDAR; encoded by the coding sequence ATGACTTCCAACCCGATCGTGGCGCTTTCCGGCGTCACCAAGACCTATGGGATTTTCACGGCGCTGCACGCCATCGACCTCGATATCGCCGAGGGTGAATTCGTCACACTGCTCGGCCCGTCCGGCTGCGGCAAGACGACGACGCTGCGGCTGATCGGCGGTTTCGAGCAGGCAAGTACCGGCCGGGTCGCCATCGACGGCAAGGATGTCACCCACAGCCCGCCCTACCACCGGCCCGTCAACACCGTGTTTCAGGACTATGCGCTCTTTCCCCATATGAGCGTTGCCGAAAATATCGGTTACGGTCTTAGCGTCAAATCCAACAATGTACCGAAATCAGAGCGGACCGAGCGCGTGGCCGATACGCTTGCCATGGTCGGGCTGGACGGCATGGCGCATCGCCGCCCGGGCGAGCTTTCCGGCGGCCAACGCCAGCGCGTCGCCATGGCCCGCGCCATCGTCAGGCGGCCGCGGGTTCTGCTGCTGGACGAGCCACTCTCGGCCCTCGACGTCAAGCTGCGCGAAGGCATGCAGGTGGAGCTGAAGCGCCTGCACCGGGAACTCGGCATCACCTTCGTCATGGTCACCCATGACCAGACGGAAGCCTTGGCGCTTTCCGACCGGATCGTGGTGATAAACCAGGGTCGCATCGCCCAGATCGGCTCTCCGACAGATCTCTACGACAATCCGGCAAGTCCCTATGTCGCTGACTTCATCGGCGCAACGAACCTCATCGATGCCGAGATTATCGGCCAGGAGAATGGCCTGGCCACCCTTCGCCTTGGCAACGGCATGATCATCCGCGGCACTCGCGGCCCCTCCGCCAAGACGGGCAAGGCGACCATCGGCATACGCCCGGAGCGTTTCCAGACAAACAGTATCGAAGGTCTCAATCCACTCCACTGCACGGTATTGGAAAGCCTGTTTCAGGGCGATCGTCTGCGCGTCGAACTGGCTCTTGATGGGATCACCAAACCGCTCTTTGCCGAGTTGCCGCGCACGGCCTCCGCCTCGCTGGATGTTTATCCCGGCAAAAAAGCCACCTTCTACGTCGATCCGGCCGACATCCTCGTCTTCGAAGGAGACGCCCGATGA
- a CDS encoding sigma 54-interacting transcriptional regulator: protein MKFYANDVTSLSHRRLRPGFIDDPQFGTFLEALPDGAALIEADGRIKLVNGKLELLLNLARGDLVGSELAKHAKTAGPVIQKLSTALHQLKRVEVSGTLNSQRSVVANLSILRTADGGAYGALLTMREASRQSRNEGSENFRFDAETGSVTRTSFVRTPEIDAIVKQAETALDRGASVLLTGETGTGKSEVARLIGSGSEAGAAPFVHVRCGLLSDAQFDAEMFGIEPGSAMDTSTRGKLGYVEAADGGILFLDQITDLSIAAQSKLVAFLETQTFSRLGSAQRRQARIRIIAATNENLTDLVAAGAFRSDLYYRIAVMPFELPPLREQAGMIDALIEHHLRSLNLGRKPQLRLSAEFLAKLHAHSYPGNIRELANILERVAAVADDVGRAEHFIAPMSALETRSSVALPVGPTTPESLEASATPFKDLVQEFETWVLEKSIAENGSKRSAAKALGIDIATLVRKTKRKR from the coding sequence ATGAAGTTCTACGCCAACGACGTCACCAGTCTCTCCCATCGCCGCCTGCGTCCCGGCTTCATCGATGATCCGCAGTTTGGCACATTCCTCGAAGCGCTGCCGGATGGTGCAGCCCTGATCGAAGCTGATGGTCGTATCAAGCTGGTCAATGGCAAGCTCGAACTGCTGCTCAACCTCGCCCGCGGCGATCTGGTCGGTTCCGAACTTGCCAAGCATGCCAAGACCGCCGGTCCGGTGATCCAGAAACTTTCGACAGCCCTGCATCAATTGAAGCGTGTCGAAGTCTCGGGAACGCTGAACTCCCAGCGCAGTGTTGTTGCCAACCTTAGCATCCTGCGCACCGCCGATGGCGGCGCCTATGGGGCACTGCTCACCATGCGCGAGGCCAGCCGCCAGTCGCGCAACGAAGGCTCGGAAAACTTCCGCTTTGACGCCGAGACCGGTAGCGTGACGAGGACAAGCTTCGTCAGGACACCGGAGATCGACGCAATCGTCAAGCAGGCGGAAACCGCGCTCGATCGCGGCGCGAGCGTGCTGCTGACCGGCGAGACAGGAACCGGAAAGAGTGAAGTCGCCCGGTTGATTGGCAGCGGCAGCGAGGCGGGGGCTGCACCCTTCGTGCATGTTCGCTGCGGCCTTTTGTCGGATGCCCAGTTCGATGCGGAGATGTTCGGGATCGAACCCGGCTCGGCCATGGATACCTCGACCCGCGGCAAGCTCGGTTATGTCGAGGCGGCCGATGGCGGTATTCTCTTCCTCGATCAAATCACCGATCTCTCGATTGCCGCCCAGTCCAAGCTGGTAGCCTTCCTCGAAACCCAGACCTTCAGCCGGCTGGGGTCGGCCCAGCGTAGGCAGGCCCGTATCAGGATCATCGCCGCCACCAACGAGAACCTCACCGATCTCGTCGCGGCCGGTGCTTTTCGAAGCGACCTCTACTACCGCATTGCCGTCATGCCGTTCGAATTGCCGCCCTTGAGAGAGCAGGCGGGCATGATCGATGCCCTGATTGAGCATCATCTGCGCAGCCTCAATCTCGGCCGCAAACCCCAACTGCGACTGTCCGCCGAGTTTCTCGCCAAGCTGCACGCCCATTCCTATCCGGGCAACATCAGGGAACTGGCCAATATCCTGGAGCGGGTCGCCGCCGTTGCCGACGATGTGGGACGTGCCGAGCATTTCATCGCACCAATGTCTGCTCTGGAAACACGCTCATCCGTGGCACTGCCTGTTGGGCCGACTACGCCCGAGTCTCTGGAGGCTTCGGCGACACCCTTCAAGGATCTGGTCCAGGAGTTCGAGACCTGGGTTCTGGAAAAATCCATCGCAGAAAATGGAAGCAAGCGAAGTGCCGCAAAGGCGCTCGGGATCGATATCGCCACCCTCGTCAGGAAGACGAAACGAAAACGATAG
- a CDS encoding ABC transporter permease, which yields MRSLRWWQKGMVGVSLGVLAFLYLPIVMLVMFSFNDSKVTSFPLAGFTLHWYEAFLANGTMLRAFWNSLVVAVFATALSVAIGVTAALALDRYEFPGKRLFQNAILLPLSLPGIVTGIAMLNFYKQIGIPQSLTAVVIGHATALLGVVVSQVMTRLAKINRRQFEASADLGATPVETFRRVTLPSIRSSIIGSALLCFTLSFDEIPVTYFLTGREVTLPIYIYSTLRRGITPEINAIGTVIVAASFILIILSVTLLRERDQS from the coding sequence ATGCGTTCTCTGAGATGGTGGCAAAAGGGCATGGTTGGCGTCAGCCTCGGCGTGCTCGCCTTCCTCTACCTGCCGATCGTCATGCTGGTGATGTTCTCCTTCAACGACAGCAAGGTCACATCCTTTCCGCTCGCCGGCTTCACGCTGCACTGGTACGAGGCCTTTCTGGCAAACGGCACGATGCTGCGGGCCTTCTGGAACAGCCTCGTCGTCGCCGTCTTTGCCACAGCGCTCAGCGTTGCCATCGGCGTGACCGCGGCTCTGGCGCTCGATCGCTACGAGTTTCCCGGAAAACGCCTTTTCCAGAACGCCATCCTGCTGCCGCTCAGTCTGCCGGGCATCGTCACGGGTATCGCCATGCTGAACTTCTACAAGCAGATCGGCATTCCGCAGAGCCTGACCGCCGTGGTGATCGGCCATGCCACGGCTTTGCTTGGGGTCGTGGTCTCGCAGGTCATGACGCGGCTTGCCAAGATCAACCGTCGCCAGTTCGAAGCCTCGGCGGACCTAGGCGCGACTCCGGTCGAAACCTTTCGCCGGGTGACGCTGCCGTCGATCCGCAGCTCGATCATCGGCTCGGCGTTGCTTTGCTTCACGCTCTCATTCGACGAGATCCCCGTCACCTACTTCCTGACAGGTCGCGAAGTGACCTTGCCGATCTATATCTATTCCACGCTCCGGCGTGGCATCACACCGGAGATCAACGCAATCGGCACCGTGATCGTCGCCGCTTCGTTCATCCTCATCATCCTGTCGGTCACGCTGCTGCGTGAACGCGATCAATCATAG
- a CDS encoding redoxin domain-containing protein, with protein MNALIFAVVVLWALVLVLIGVIFALARQIGVLFERVTPVGALVNDSGPKIGEATLNFTLPSLNGGAIYIGPRGQRSTLVFFLSTTCPICKKMLPALQSMRRSEGRWLDIVLASDGEEAKHKSFIEKAGLQEFPYALSAELGMAYRVSRLPFAVLIDGEGIVRSKGLINSREQLESLFNAAEMGVDSIQSFLHAPAPAHS; from the coding sequence ATGAACGCTCTCATCTTTGCCGTCGTCGTGCTCTGGGCCCTGGTTCTGGTCCTCATCGGCGTCATCTTTGCTCTTGCCCGCCAGATCGGAGTGCTGTTCGAACGCGTCACGCCTGTCGGTGCCCTGGTTAATGATTCCGGGCCGAAGATCGGCGAGGCGACGCTCAATTTCACGCTGCCCAGCCTTAATGGCGGTGCGATCTATATCGGCCCGCGCGGACAGCGCAGCACGCTCGTCTTCTTCCTGTCGACCACCTGCCCGATCTGCAAGAAGATGCTGCCGGCGCTGCAGTCGATGCGCCGCAGCGAAGGCCGCTGGCTCGACATCGTGCTGGCAAGCGACGGCGAGGAAGCCAAGCACAAGTCCTTCATCGAAAAGGCCGGGCTGCAGGAATTTCCCTACGCGCTTTCCGCAGAACTCGGCATGGCCTACCGCGTCTCGCGCCTGCCATTTGCCGTGCTGATCGACGGCGAAGGTATCGTCCGGTCCAAGGGCCTGATCAATAGCCGCGAGCAGCTCGAAAGCCTGTTCAACGCCGCCGAAATGGGTGTCGATTCTATCCAGAGTTTCCTGCACGCCCCTGCTCCGGCGCATTCCTGA
- a CDS encoding MauE/DoxX family redox-associated membrane protein, which produces MMDGVFQTAFPGMVAASATTFTALLFLRAAWHKASDFSTLTGYVADYQLLPEGLVEPVARLLIAAEIATVLLLVLPMTAGFAASLAILLLGTYAAGIAINIGRGRTRIECGCGGPDQPLSAALLVRNTLLAGIAAMVLMVTERPLGIAEAAVALGCGLMAWLIYAVIEQLLANAGHSRLTR; this is translated from the coding sequence ATGATGGACGGCGTCTTCCAGACCGCATTTCCGGGCATGGTGGCGGCATCCGCCACCACCTTCACGGCGCTGCTGTTCCTGCGGGCCGCATGGCACAAGGCCTCCGATTTCAGCACCTTAACCGGCTATGTCGCGGACTATCAGCTTCTGCCAGAAGGTCTGGTTGAGCCCGTCGCACGCCTGCTGATCGCGGCTGAAATCGCAACCGTGCTGCTGCTGGTTCTGCCGATGACGGCGGGGTTCGCTGCGTCGCTCGCGATCCTTCTGCTTGGAACCTATGCCGCTGGCATCGCCATCAACATCGGGCGGGGTCGCACCCGGATCGAGTGTGGCTGTGGCGGTCCTGACCAGCCGCTGTCGGCAGCCCTGCTCGTGCGCAACACGCTTCTCGCCGGGATCGCCGCAATGGTGCTCATGGTCACGGAGCGGCCGCTCGGTATTGCCGAAGCAGCGGTGGCGCTCGGATGCGGTCTCATGGCTTGGCTCATTTATGCGGTGATCGAGCAATTGCTCGCCAATGCGGGGCATAGCCGCCTGACGCGCTAG
- a CDS encoding amine dehydrogenase large subunit has protein sequence MRFLSLGLTAMVGIMAAGQALAEEQFVPEKVTVLEKIKPGPNVFAVDQSWDGASRINVVGAKELDRKGILSVGLVTQFILTKDRKTAYTASAYAKRITSGPTEAVLQEFDVDTMSAKREIIISEKMAQVAPQKSLLQLSADEKYAFVQNATPATSVTVVDLAAGKPIAEVPTPGCWSVHPATSGLRFTTLCGDGTMQTFTVKADGSFGAPEKSEKIFDSDTDALYAISERAGENLVFLSFKGNVYTVADKDGPAKLVDKFSITEGKEGAWAPGGIEVMTYNAANDILFVAMHPDAKEGSHKDAAHEIWPVDLSTKTVLYRSVVEGVKSISVTQGKEPVLFGLNDDEGILTRYDIDPATKFAARLSGKVESVGKFAALVYAGE, from the coding sequence ATGCGCTTTCTCAGTCTGGGCCTGACCGCTATGGTCGGCATAATGGCTGCCGGCCAGGCTCTTGCCGAAGAGCAGTTCGTGCCAGAAAAGGTTACGGTCCTTGAGAAGATCAAGCCGGGTCCGAACGTGTTTGCGGTCGACCAGAGCTGGGACGGCGCGAGCCGCATCAATGTGGTCGGGGCGAAGGAACTGGACCGCAAGGGCATCCTCAGTGTCGGCCTTGTCACCCAGTTTATCCTGACCAAGGACCGGAAGACAGCCTACACGGCATCCGCCTATGCCAAGCGTATCACGTCCGGCCCGACGGAAGCGGTTCTGCAGGAGTTTGACGTCGATACGATGTCGGCCAAGCGCGAGATCATCATCTCCGAAAAGATGGCCCAGGTGGCTCCGCAGAAGAGCCTGCTGCAGCTTTCGGCGGATGAGAAATATGCCTTCGTGCAGAATGCCACGCCCGCGACGTCGGTCACCGTCGTCGATCTGGCGGCCGGAAAGCCGATCGCGGAAGTGCCGACGCCGGGCTGCTGGTCGGTCCATCCGGCAACATCAGGCCTGCGGTTCACCACGCTCTGCGGTGATGGCACAATGCAGACCTTCACGGTCAAGGCGGATGGCAGCTTCGGCGCCCCCGAAAAGAGCGAGAAGATTTTCGACAGCGACACCGATGCGCTCTATGCGATTAGCGAACGCGCCGGTGAAAATCTCGTCTTCCTGTCCTTCAAAGGCAACGTCTATACGGTCGCCGACAAGGATGGTCCGGCAAAGCTCGTCGACAAGTTTTCGATCACCGAAGGCAAGGAGGGCGCCTGGGCGCCCGGCGGCATCGAGGTGATGACCTATAACGCAGCCAACGACATACTTTTCGTGGCCATGCATCCCGATGCCAAGGAAGGCAGCCACAAAGATGCGGCCCATGAAATATGGCCGGTTGATCTTTCGACAAAGACAGTACTCTACCGATCGGTCGTGGAAGGCGTGAAGTCCATTTCGGTGACGCAGGGCAAGGAACCGGTGCTCTTCGGTTTGAATGACGACGAAGGCATCCTGACCCGCTACGACATCGATCCTGCGACGAAGTTTGCGGCCAGGCTTTCCGGCAAGGTGGAAAGCGTCGGCAAGTTTGCGGCGCTGGTTTACGCAGGCGAATGA
- a CDS encoding helix-turn-helix domain-containing protein — MFSQRSYEDASDQENALPGWQQQYLQLSQGSYAGEVALLELNGVTIIRERVNVALEQFYSAPDDSLIFYGHAPASGGFYVNGNLHGGSTLGFGCRWSERLAVSQCMSDMVMVVLDLASLGIRQQPPVGVFSGRSANQAQGLYDWLETLLDLHARDHGAVAGQTEDLLADMIKDRMTLLLEHGDLAQPEIRHPSDLKDYRLLVDWLESHPQEPVTVTELSAALKLPAARLRSACQTFTGYRLDDILLIRRLNHARRDLIAARDRPRKVSDVALDWGFFHWGRFAARYRQHFGETPSETVRNFGRQTLTFA, encoded by the coding sequence ATGTTCAGCCAGCGGTCCTATGAGGACGCGTCAGACCAGGAAAACGCCCTTCCGGGCTGGCAGCAGCAGTATCTGCAGCTGTCTCAAGGCTCCTATGCCGGCGAGGTCGCCCTGCTGGAACTGAACGGCGTGACAATCATCCGTGAGCGGGTGAATGTGGCGCTCGAACAGTTCTATTCCGCCCCTGACGATTCGCTGATCTTCTACGGCCACGCCCCGGCATCCGGCGGTTTTTACGTCAACGGCAACCTGCATGGCGGCAGCACGCTCGGCTTCGGCTGTCGATGGTCGGAACGATTGGCTGTGAGCCAGTGCATGAGCGACATGGTGATGGTCGTTCTCGATCTCGCGTCGCTCGGCATCCGTCAGCAACCGCCGGTCGGGGTGTTTTCCGGCCGGTCAGCCAATCAGGCGCAGGGTCTCTACGATTGGCTCGAAACGTTGCTTGATCTCCACGCCCGCGACCACGGCGCGGTCGCCGGACAGACGGAGGACCTGCTCGCTGATATGATCAAGGATCGGATGACCCTCCTGCTTGAACACGGAGATCTTGCACAGCCGGAAATTCGACATCCGTCCGATCTCAAGGACTATCGCCTGCTTGTCGACTGGCTCGAAAGCCACCCGCAGGAGCCGGTGACCGTGACCGAACTCTCAGCGGCGCTCAAGCTGCCGGCGGCCCGGCTGCGCAGCGCGTGCCAGACCTTCACCGGTTACCGGCTGGATGACATCCTGCTGATCCGCCGTCTCAACCACGCCCGCCGCGACCTTATCGCCGCCCGCGACCGTCCGCGAAAAGTCTCTGACGTCGCGCTGGACTGGGGCTTCTTCCATTGGGGTCGCTTTGCCGCCCGCTATCGCCAGCACTTCGGCGAGACACCCTCTGAAACCGTGCGAAACTTTGGCAGGCAGACGCTGACTTTCGCCTGA
- a CDS encoding PAS domain-containing protein codes for MKKPTLSTAELDTLMIDWIDGDGHIFAINDFEARELGIEATGSLALERIYSSTSAQLLKAIARGEQTAETSFPVWINSPRYSEIPMVASVVRDATWGLAVIKQALSPDVLGIGPELVERVEILSQMIGAATEACWCIEFLEPVDTSLAEEEIVSRIFSNQSRWRACNEAMARLYRVPEGLDFNTQPVARYFPDTDINRQMIRDLVRSNYRLDHAAAVDRRHDGSEIMVENDFRAAIKDGLLIRLWGTTRDIGPYKQREQQLSDRADTMLDILSATPDPILVISEEGMVLAANPATEAAWGRSAEQILGRSIQHFIETRNAADKLRHIALEDDDGELDLGMISLDDSRDVWRFRSALMEGETRRYVLTARRKTKRRTRRLAEEAV; via the coding sequence ATGAAGAAACCGACGCTGTCCACCGCCGAGCTCGACACCCTCATGATCGATTGGATCGATGGGGATGGGCACATCTTCGCGATCAATGACTTCGAGGCTCGCGAGCTGGGGATCGAAGCCACCGGCAGTCTGGCGCTGGAGCGCATCTACAGCAGCACCTCGGCACAATTGCTGAAAGCGATCGCGCGAGGCGAGCAGACAGCCGAGACAAGCTTTCCGGTGTGGATAAATTCACCGCGCTACAGCGAAATCCCGATGGTCGCGAGCGTCGTCCGCGACGCGACGTGGGGTCTCGCTGTGATCAAACAGGCCCTTTCCCCTGATGTCCTGGGTATCGGCCCGGAACTCGTCGAACGTGTCGAAATCCTGTCACAGATGATTGGTGCCGCCACCGAAGCCTGCTGGTGCATCGAGTTTCTGGAGCCGGTGGATACCTCGCTTGCAGAAGAGGAAATCGTCAGCCGGATCTTTTCCAACCAAAGCCGCTGGCGGGCCTGCAACGAGGCGATGGCGCGGCTCTACCGCGTGCCGGAAGGCCTCGATTTCAACACCCAGCCGGTCGCGCGATATTTTCCGGATACCGACATCAACCGCCAGATGATCCGCGATCTCGTTCGCTCGAACTACCGGCTCGATCATGCCGCCGCCGTCGACCGCCGGCATGATGGCAGCGAGATTATGGTGGAGAACGATTTTCGGGCTGCGATCAAGGACGGACTTCTCATCCGCCTCTGGGGCACGACACGCGACATCGGCCCTTACAAACAGCGCGAGCAGCAGCTCTCGGACCGCGCCGACACGATGCTCGACATTCTCAGTGCAACGCCCGATCCAATTCTGGTGATTTCGGAAGAGGGTATGGTGCTTGCCGCCAATCCGGCAACCGAAGCCGCCTGGGGACGCAGTGCCGAACAGATCCTCGGCCGTTCGATCCAACACTTCATTGAGACACGGAATGCCGCCGACAAGCTCAGGCACATCGCACTCGAGGACGATGACGGCGAACTGGATCTCGGCATGATCTCGCTCGACGACAGCCGCGATGTCTGGCGCTTCCGCTCCGCCCTGATGGAGGGCGAGACCCGGCGCTATGTGCTCACTGCCCGACGCAAGACAAAACGACGAACGCGCCGTCTCGCAGAGGAGGCCGTGTGA
- a CDS encoding ABC transporter permease, which translates to MMLTRRTFPGFAALFSFPLAWVLLLLIVPYGIMISVSFWTRQFPLFYPDFQFGNYALIFSDPQYTTVILRTLKIALIVTVCALLLGYPLAYFLVFTIRSAALRNALYMLVIVPLWVSYLLRAYTWKIILGTDGALNSLLVSTGIVDAPLDIFLYNQTAMVITLVYIFVPFMVMPLFTVLDNIPQRLIEASEDLGVGPFMTFWKVIFPLSLGGVIAGATMTFCLSFGDFVAPVLVGGPDGTMVANLLQTQFGAALNWPLGSALATLVLALVLVLLQISTRLDRAGHIDLA; encoded by the coding sequence ATGATGCTGACACGCCGGACATTTCCGGGTTTCGCCGCCCTTTTCTCGTTTCCTCTGGCGTGGGTGTTGCTGCTGCTGATCGTGCCCTATGGGATTATGATTTCGGTCAGCTTCTGGACGCGGCAGTTCCCGCTCTTCTACCCCGACTTCCAGTTCGGCAACTACGCCCTGATCTTCTCCGATCCGCAATATACGACGGTCATCCTGCGGACGCTGAAAATCGCCCTGATCGTCACCGTCTGCGCCCTACTGCTCGGCTATCCACTGGCCTATTTCCTCGTCTTCACCATCCGCTCGGCGGCGCTGCGCAACGCGCTCTACATGCTGGTGATCGTGCCGCTCTGGGTTTCCTACCTGCTGCGCGCCTATACCTGGAAGATCATCCTCGGCACCGATGGCGCCCTGAATTCCCTGCTGGTCTCGACCGGCATCGTCGATGCCCCACTCGATATCTTTCTCTACAACCAGACCGCCATGGTCATCACGCTGGTCTATATCTTCGTGCCCTTCATGGTGATGCCGCTGTTCACGGTCCTGGACAATATTCCTCAGCGCCTGATCGAAGCCTCGGAAGATCTCGGTGTCGGTCCGTTCATGACCTTCTGGAAGGTCATCTTCCCCCTTTCGCTCGGCGGGGTGATCGCGGGTGCGACCATGACCTTCTGCCTCTCTTTCGGCGATTTCGTCGCCCCAGTCCTCGTCGGCGGCCCGGATGGCACGATGGTCGCCAACCTGCTGCAAACGCAGTTCGGCGCGGCCCTCAACTGGCCGCTCGGCTCGGCGCTTGCCACGCTCGTTCTGGCCCTGGTGCTGGTGCTTCTACAGATTTCGACCCGGCTCGACCGGGCCGGCCACATCGATCTGGCGTGA
- a CDS encoding ABC transporter substrate-binding protein — protein sequence MRKLSAFTILTITTASLLSQAYAASAAELNILTWEGYTAEKFISKFEAASSCKVTASYVGSNDDFAAKLAAGGGVYDIITPSLDTVPMMRLAGFVQPIDTGKVEGHGDLYPEFSKSGDVVADGETWAVPLVWGSVSLIYRPDKFATTPDSIGVLFDPANKGKVSMWDDKSAIYWTARYLGYDNVFDLTDEQLEAVKAKLIEQKPLVRKYWASAGELTELMANQEVFISNAWTGLTSKDVNNLKKGFEVVEFTPKEKAEGWMDSMMLVKDTPNEDCAYKFMSFMNSADGQCGIAESTGYFPVNPKAVAGCMDDQMKKDRQVDNVEFVKSLVMWQQPKRLDKYLEVWNAVKAAP from the coding sequence ATGAGAAAACTCAGCGCATTCACCATCCTTACTATAACCACCGCAAGCCTTCTATCGCAGGCATATGCTGCCTCCGCAGCCGAGCTGAACATCCTCACCTGGGAGGGATATACGGCCGAGAAATTCATCTCGAAGTTCGAAGCCGCTTCGAGCTGCAAGGTAACGGCCTCATATGTCGGCTCGAACGACGATTTCGCCGCCAAGCTTGCCGCCGGCGGCGGTGTCTATGACATTATCACCCCCTCGCTCGATACCGTGCCGATGATGCGGCTTGCAGGCTTCGTCCAGCCGATCGACACGGGAAAGGTCGAGGGTCATGGCGATCTCTACCCGGAATTTTCCAAGTCGGGCGATGTGGTGGCGGACGGCGAAACCTGGGCCGTTCCGCTGGTCTGGGGCTCGGTTTCACTGATCTATCGCCCGGACAAGTTTGCAACCACGCCGGATTCGATCGGCGTCCTGTTCGACCCGGCCAACAAGGGCAAGGTTTCGATGTGGGACGACAAGTCCGCGATCTATTGGACCGCCCGCTATCTCGGTTATGACAACGTCTTCGACCTGACCGACGAACAGCTGGAAGCGGTCAAGGCCAAGCTCATCGAGCAGAAGCCGCTGGTGCGCAAATACTGGGCCTCGGCCGGCGAACTTACGGAACTGATGGCCAACCAGGAGGTCTTCATCTCCAACGCCTGGACAGGCCTCACCAGCAAGGACGTCAACAACCTGAAGAAGGGTTTCGAGGTCGTCGAATTCACTCCGAAGGAAAAGGCCGAGGGCTGGATGGATTCGATGATGCTGGTGAAAGATACCCCGAACGAGGACTGCGCCTACAAATTCATGTCCTTCATGAACTCGGCGGACGGTCAGTGTGGCATTGCCGAATCCACCGGCTACTTCCCGGTCAATCCGAAAGCCGTCGCCGGCTGCATGGACGACCAGATGAAGAAGGATCGGCAGGTCGATAACGTCGAGTTCGTGAAGAGCCTCGTGATGTGGCAGCAGCCCAAGCGCCTCGACAAGTATCTGGAAGTCTGGAACGCCGTGAAGGCCGCTCCCTGA